Proteins from a single region of Oscillatoria sp. FACHB-1406:
- a CDS encoding hybrid sensor histidine kinase/response regulator — translation MCHGKQAGQFTPEDVSFLQSIANTLAAALQREKTAADLAQSRERLDLALYAGNMGVWEFDIATQNTSWNRIEYELLGLNPDDNHPANTEVFYRYVHPEDRERVQQEVDRAIAQKTEFNSEFRIHQANGQLRWLAGKGRVITDAEDNAIEVIGVNYDITERKQNEEELQAADRRKDEFLAALGHELRNPLNALSGSIALIPLLVQSFQERDWDFSMFRDRILSFYTIAWRQLNQLTRIVDDLLEVSRVAYGKIQLQRQPVELTQILRDLSQDYQARAAEKGIQIDLTISDRKIWVDGDAVRLMQAFSNIVQNAIKFSNSDSQIAISIAVEANRATIKITDSGVGIEAEALARIFKPFNQENRSLARNDGLGLGLPLAKGIIDLHDGQISAESLGLNQGTEITIHLPQIEAPEGDRQAAPAFDLPSENQESTTERGKVLIVEDDEDSALLLELSLEEAGYQIAIARDGQTGLALARQFQPDLIISDIGLTKAMNGYAFARAIRADPELSHIYLIAASGYGQPEDKANAKAAGFDEHFTKPIDFEQLQIFVAQQLAQIDRQPPASLDRGDS, via the coding sequence ATGTGTCATGGCAAGCAAGCTGGACAATTTACGCCAGAAGATGTTTCGTTTCTACAGTCGATAGCCAATACACTGGCGGCAGCCCTACAGCGAGAAAAAACAGCCGCAGATTTGGCACAAAGTCGCGAACGGCTCGATCTGGCTCTATATGCGGGCAACATGGGCGTATGGGAGTTTGATATTGCGACTCAGAACACCTCCTGGAACCGGATTGAATACGAACTGCTGGGGTTAAACCCAGACGACAATCATCCCGCTAATACCGAGGTTTTCTATCGCTATGTCCATCCAGAAGATCGGGAGCGAGTTCAGCAAGAGGTCGATCGAGCGATCGCCCAAAAAACGGAATTTAACAGCGAATTTCGCATTCATCAGGCGAATGGTCAACTGCGCTGGCTAGCGGGCAAAGGCAGAGTCATCACCGATGCAGAGGACAACGCGATCGAAGTGATTGGAGTGAACTACGACATCACCGAGCGCAAGCAGAACGAAGAAGAATTGCAGGCAGCCGATCGCCGCAAAGACGAATTCCTTGCCGCTTTAGGACACGAACTCCGCAATCCTCTCAATGCTTTAAGTGGCAGCATTGCCTTAATACCCTTGCTCGTGCAATCCTTCCAGGAGCGCGATTGGGATTTTTCAATGTTCCGCGATCGGATCTTGTCTTTCTATACGATCGCTTGGCGGCAACTCAATCAATTAACCCGGATAGTTGACGATCTGCTGGAAGTCTCGCGAGTAGCCTACGGCAAAATTCAGCTACAGCGTCAGCCCGTCGAACTCACCCAAATCCTGCGAGATTTAAGCCAAGACTACCAAGCTCGTGCCGCAGAAAAAGGCATCCAGATCGATCTGACGATTTCAGATCGGAAAATTTGGGTTGACGGAGATGCGGTTCGCCTGATGCAGGCTTTCTCGAATATTGTGCAAAATGCGATCAAATTTTCTAACTCAGACAGTCAGATTGCGATCTCTATCGCAGTAGAGGCAAACCGAGCCACGATAAAAATTACGGACAGCGGTGTAGGAATCGAGGCAGAAGCGCTTGCTCGCATTTTCAAGCCCTTCAACCAAGAAAACCGCAGCCTCGCTCGTAATGATGGACTGGGCCTGGGGCTGCCGCTGGCAAAAGGGATTATCGATCTGCACGACGGGCAGATTAGCGCAGAGAGCTTAGGGCTAAATCAAGGCACAGAAATCACCATTCATCTGCCCCAAATTGAAGCACCAGAGGGGGATAGACAGGCCGCTCCCGCGTTCGATTTGCCTTCAGAAAATCAAGAGTCTACCACTGAACGGGGAAAGGTTCTGATTGTTGAAGATGACGAAGACTCGGCTTTGTTGCTCGAGCTTTCTCTCGAAGAGGCAGGGTATCAAATTGCGATCGCCCGGGATGGACAAACCGGCTTAGCATTAGCCAGACAATTCCAACCCGACCTGATTATCAGCGACATCGGTTTAACCAAAGCGATGAATGGCTATGCTTTTGCTAGAGCGATTCGTGCAGACCCCGAACTGAGCCATATTTACCTGATTGCCGCAAGTGGCTACGGACAGCCAGAAGACAAAGCCAATGCTAAAGCAGCCGGATTTGACGAGCATTTCACCAAACCGATCGACTTCGAGCAACTGCAAATTTTTGTTGCCCAGCAATTAGCTCAAATCGATCGTCAGCCCCCAGCATCTTTAGATCGGGGCGATAGTTGA
- a CDS encoding chemotaxis protein CheB, with translation MRLDSLIDKVSPLKAKTAEDREPIRPGYIYVAPPDLHMLLKPGHIHLRRGPKENRHRPAIDPLFRSAAVAYRAQVVGVVLTGYLDDGTSGLLAIKRCGGIAVVQDPEDADYPDMPKNAIAKVEIDYQLPIHKMGNVIRQIVEQPAPAIDEVPQDIVLEAEIAAQTMSNISDENRLGHLVPVSCPECGGPLWRIESDRVKRYRCHVGHGFTAKALMADQDEALEQALWAAMRTMEERANIALAMAKDEEKRGHSRSAQAYQEQAKVSKAHANVIRKLLVEGI, from the coding sequence TTGAGATTAGACAGTCTGATTGATAAAGTCAGTCCGCTTAAGGCTAAAACGGCTGAAGATCGCGAGCCAATTCGACCCGGATATATTTATGTCGCTCCGCCCGATCTGCATATGCTGCTTAAGCCCGGTCATATACACCTGCGTCGCGGGCCGAAAGAGAACCGGCATCGTCCGGCGATCGATCCCTTGTTTCGCTCGGCAGCAGTCGCGTATCGGGCGCAAGTCGTGGGAGTTGTCCTGACGGGATATCTGGATGATGGTACTTCTGGCTTACTCGCCATCAAGCGCTGCGGTGGGATTGCTGTGGTTCAAGATCCAGAAGATGCAGATTATCCAGATATGCCCAAAAATGCGATCGCTAAAGTCGAAATTGACTATCAGCTACCCATTCACAAGATGGGGAATGTGATTCGTCAAATTGTAGAGCAGCCCGCCCCTGCGATCGACGAAGTTCCCCAAGATATCGTACTAGAAGCTGAAATTGCAGCACAAACCATGAGCAATATTAGCGACGAGAACCGACTGGGGCATTTAGTACCGGTTAGCTGCCCCGAGTGTGGCGGACCGCTGTGGCGAATCGAGTCCGATCGCGTGAAGCGCTACCGCTGTCATGTAGGACATGGTTTCACTGCAAAGGCACTGATGGCAGACCAGGATGAGGCTTTAGAGCAAGCGCTGTGGGCGGCAATGCGAACGATGGAAGAGCGCGCAAATATCGCTTTGGCGATGGCAAAAGATGAAGAAAAACGCGGGCATAGTCGGTCGGCGCAAGCGTATCAAGAGCAGGCTAAAGTCTCTAAGGCGCACGCTAACGTTATTCGCAAGCTGTTGGTAGAGGGAATTTGA
- a CDS encoding GNAT family N-acetyltransferase, with amino-acid sequence MEGCGRDRALLLRFLTRSYQELFPENQEYSHLATTVERYFSSETPLWWVVSGASLGAYGAKIAGLWMGNAIAQAEGDRYAHIFLLYVVPEYRCRGIGSALMQKAEDWARRRGDRQIGLQVFCENRPALSLYRRLGYQEQSLLMVKQLLDSSQ; translated from the coding sequence ATGGAAGGCTGCGGCAGAGATCGGGCCTTGTTATTGCGCTTTTTAACCCGCAGCTACCAAGAGTTATTCCCCGAAAATCAAGAATACTCCCATCTGGCAACGACGGTAGAACGTTATTTTTCCTCAGAAACGCCACTGTGGTGGGTGGTGTCGGGAGCGAGTTTGGGGGCGTATGGGGCGAAAATTGCGGGTTTGTGGATGGGAAACGCAATCGCGCAAGCGGAAGGCGATCGCTATGCTCATATTTTCCTGCTTTATGTCGTCCCGGAGTATCGCTGTCGGGGGATTGGTTCGGCGCTGATGCAGAAAGCGGAAGATTGGGCCAGAAGACGGGGCGATCGCCAAATCGGGCTGCAAGTGTTTTGCGAAAATCGTCCGGCGTTGAGCTTGTATCGCCGTTTGGGATACCAGGAGCAATCGCTGTTGATGGTTAAGCAACTGCTAGACTCGAGTCAATAG
- a CDS encoding alpha/beta fold hydrolase — MIQATSPSLQNRSTWNWQNHQIQYAVQGTGSPLLLIHGFGASIGHWRKNLPVLAAAGYRVFALDLLGFGNSDKPLLNYTLDLWQQQIYDFWQEKIQAPTVFIGNSIGGLLALMVTANFPEIAAGCTVINCAGGLNHRPEELPAPLRAVMGTFTKVVSSPLSGPVLFNLIRRKPQLRRTLSQVYRDRAAITEELVEMLYQPSCHPNAQKVFASILTAPPGPTPASLLQRLERPLLVIWGEDDPWTPLAGAKVYRELAERNPDVTFTSIPKAGHCPHDECPDLVNASLLDWLNSDRFSVISP, encoded by the coding sequence GTGATACAAGCAACTTCCCCCAGCCTCCAAAACCGTTCAACTTGGAACTGGCAAAACCATCAAATCCAGTACGCCGTCCAAGGAACGGGCAGCCCTCTACTCTTAATTCACGGCTTTGGGGCTTCTATCGGTCACTGGCGCAAAAATCTTCCCGTCCTCGCCGCTGCTGGTTATCGCGTCTTTGCCCTCGATCTCTTGGGATTTGGCAACTCCGATAAACCCCTCCTCAACTACACCTTAGACCTGTGGCAGCAACAAATTTATGACTTTTGGCAAGAAAAAATACAAGCCCCAACAGTTTTCATCGGTAATTCTATCGGCGGTTTGCTCGCGTTGATGGTAACGGCAAATTTCCCCGAAATCGCCGCCGGATGCACGGTTATTAACTGTGCGGGCGGTCTCAATCACCGTCCTGAAGAGTTACCCGCCCCCCTGCGCGCGGTGATGGGAACGTTTACGAAAGTGGTGAGTTCTCCGCTATCGGGCCCAGTTCTGTTTAACTTAATCCGTCGCAAACCTCAACTACGCCGTACTCTAAGCCAGGTTTACCGCGATCGCGCCGCCATTACCGAAGAATTGGTGGAAATGCTCTATCAGCCTTCCTGCCATCCCAACGCCCAAAAGGTCTTTGCTTCAATTCTCACTGCACCGCCAGGACCCACGCCAGCAAGCTTGCTGCAACGCCTAGAACGCCCGCTGTTGGTAATTTGGGGCGAGGACGATCCTTGGACTCCTCTGGCGGGTGCAAAAGTTTATCGAGAATTAGCAGAACGGAACCCAGACGTAACTTTCACTTCTATCCCTAAAGCAGGCCATTGTCCCCACGACGAATGCCCCGATCTGGTCAATGCTTCGCTCCTGGACTGGCTTAATAGCGATCGGTTCTCAGTTATCAGTCCTTAA
- a CDS encoding LCP family protein yields the protein MRNQTEALPSNARKDSSKPLRQTPPSLESESLLSPTVPKRRSRLTLFNILMQKRIWLWSSTFAIAVGISAVSGAAIGLFAPIPKSFAHFVPGSETSADGKVLEHQKLWDFFLRYELDRPVNILVLGIDRVLDAQPGSKEAFDGHSDTMLLLRFDPEKHVLQMLSIPRDTRVLIPGEGMVKINDANFSGGAKRATEVVSETLNDIPIDRYVRITNDAFRELVDLVGGIEVNVPHAMQYRDETQQLNINLAPGRQILNGDRAEQFARFRKDSYGDIGRIQRQQILLKALRERLQSPATLPRLPQAVQMMRQYVDTNLSWEETLALVGFGLKLEKEQIKMVMLPGRFSEKNEFNGVSYWLMSERERDRILRNNFDQPVPGEETTSEKTEASESEQVKPLRARIAIQNTTADPAVAERVLEYLQARDIRNAYISERPAPQVLEQTEIIVQQGDRETAKRLHALLGFGSIEDDSTGDIGSQLTLRVGSDWLPKLEAEPRK from the coding sequence GTGAGAAATCAAACGGAAGCATTGCCGAGCAATGCAAGAAAGGATTCATCTAAACCCTTGCGTCAAACGCCTCCGAGCCTCGAGAGCGAAAGCCTTTTGAGTCCGACAGTTCCCAAGCGTCGATCGCGTCTGACTCTCTTCAATATCTTGATGCAGAAGCGAATTTGGCTGTGGAGTAGTACCTTTGCGATCGCGGTAGGGATTTCTGCGGTATCAGGGGCTGCGATCGGATTATTTGCACCGATTCCCAAAAGCTTCGCCCATTTCGTACCGGGATCGGAAACGAGCGCCGACGGTAAAGTTCTGGAACATCAAAAACTGTGGGACTTTTTCTTACGTTACGAACTCGATCGCCCCGTTAACATTTTAGTATTGGGGATCGATCGCGTCCTTGATGCCCAGCCCGGTTCTAAAGAAGCGTTCGACGGTCACAGCGATACGATGTTACTGTTGCGCTTCGACCCCGAAAAGCACGTTCTCCAAATGCTCTCCATTCCTCGCGATACGCGCGTGCTTATCCCTGGAGAAGGCATGGTGAAAATCAACGATGCTAATTTCTCTGGCGGTGCCAAACGTGCTACGGAAGTTGTGAGCGAAACTCTCAATGATATTCCGATCGATCGCTACGTCCGAATTACTAACGATGCGTTTCGCGAACTGGTGGATCTCGTCGGCGGGATTGAAGTCAATGTTCCCCACGCTATGCAATACCGGGATGAAACACAGCAACTCAATATTAACCTCGCACCCGGACGACAAATTTTAAACGGCGATCGCGCCGAACAGTTCGCCCGCTTCCGTAAGGATAGTTACGGCGATATCGGGCGCATTCAACGCCAGCAAATTCTGCTCAAAGCACTGCGGGAACGCCTGCAAAGTCCGGCAACGTTGCCCCGCCTCCCGCAAGCCGTACAGATGATGCGGCAGTACGTCGATACAAACCTCAGTTGGGAAGAAACGCTCGCGTTAGTCGGTTTTGGGTTGAAGCTGGAAAAAGAACAAATTAAAATGGTCATGCTGCCCGGTCGGTTCAGCGAGAAGAATGAATTTAATGGCGTGAGCTATTGGTTGATGTCGGAGCGAGAACGCGATCGCATCCTTCGTAACAACTTCGACCAACCCGTACCGGGCGAGGAAACCACGAGCGAAAAGACTGAAGCTTCGGAATCGGAGCAAGTCAAACCGTTACGCGCCCGCATTGCTATCCAAAACACCACCGCCGATCCCGCTGTCGCCGAGCGAGTTCTCGAATATCTTCAAGCTCGCGACATTCGTAACGCTTATATCTCCGAGCGCCCCGCCCCGCAAGTCCTCGAACAAACCGAAATTATCGTGCAACAAGGCGATCGCGAAACAGCGAAGCGCTTGCACGCCCTCTTAGGTTTTGGCAGCATCGAAGACGATTCAACCGGCGATATTGGTTCTCAGTTGACGCTGCGCGTGGGAAGCGATTGGTTGCCAAAACTGGAAGCAGAACCAAGGAAGTAG
- a CDS encoding pentapeptide repeat-containing protein, with amino-acid sequence MGKTLVERGRGLIAIIVLALLWLLLTAMPAIAQDKTVNYTQTDLQGRDFSGEDLSKAVFAAADLREANLERSDLSGAILTKAVLFKANLKDANLSGALADRVTFDAANLEGAIFTDAVATRTRFFDAEITGADFSGTILDRYQVSLMCDRAAGTNPVTGIATRESLGCD; translated from the coding sequence ATGGGAAAAACGTTAGTTGAGAGAGGGCGGGGGTTAATTGCAATTATAGTGCTGGCGCTGCTGTGGCTGTTATTAACGGCAATGCCTGCGATCGCGCAAGATAAAACCGTCAATTATACCCAAACCGACTTGCAAGGGCGGGACTTTTCGGGGGAAGACTTATCCAAAGCAGTTTTCGCGGCTGCTGACTTGCGCGAAGCCAACTTGGAGCGATCGGATTTAAGCGGCGCTATTCTTACGAAAGCCGTGTTGTTCAAGGCAAATTTAAAAGATGCGAACTTATCCGGCGCGCTCGCCGATCGCGTCACTTTCGATGCAGCCAACCTCGAAGGCGCAATTTTTACCGATGCGGTAGCGACCCGAACGCGCTTTTTCGATGCTGAAATTACGGGAGCGGACTTTTCGGGGACGATTCTCGATCGCTACCAAGTGAGTTTGATGTGCGATCGCGCTGCGGGAACGAATCCAGTAACGGGAATCGCCACGCGAGAAAGTTTGGGATGCGATTAA
- a CDS encoding GUN4 domain-containing protein translates to MIDSNTQSIRETASDEIAALRQQLFCEPEKKQLTLLDKLASFGDEGLSAIAEFLQASDRNSPTPALGKAELLLLAADTPQTRTFLETHFPDGIVPLHSEQNIDCSPIARALREQDFLNADRLTLEKLCELVGPSAIQRKWLFFSEVEKIPIADLRAIDSLWRVYSEGKFGYSVQREIWLAQGKDFGKLWSKIGWKTDKNWTRYPNEFIWNVSAPRGHLPLSNQLRGVRVIAKLFDHPAWSVD, encoded by the coding sequence ATGATAGACTCCAATACACAATCGATTCGAGAAACGGCATCGGATGAGATAGCGGCTCTGCGCCAGCAACTCTTCTGCGAGCCAGAAAAAAAACAACTGACCTTGCTTGATAAACTCGCCAGTTTCGGGGATGAAGGACTGAGCGCGATCGCAGAATTTTTGCAAGCGAGCGATCGCAACTCCCCCACCCCCGCCCTTGGCAAAGCCGAACTCTTGCTGCTCGCTGCCGATACGCCGCAAACCCGAACCTTTTTAGAAACCCATTTTCCCGATGGGATTGTCCCCCTTCACTCCGAGCAAAACATCGATTGCAGTCCGATAGCGCGCGCTCTGCGCGAACAAGACTTCCTGAACGCCGACCGCCTCACCCTCGAAAAACTCTGCGAACTCGTCGGTCCAAGTGCCATCCAGCGCAAATGGCTGTTCTTCTCCGAAGTCGAGAAAATTCCGATCGCCGACCTACGCGCGATCGATAGCTTGTGGCGCGTATATTCCGAAGGAAAATTCGGCTATTCCGTCCAGCGCGAAATCTGGTTGGCGCAAGGGAAAGATTTCGGCAAGCTCTGGTCTAAAATTGGCTGGAAAACCGACAAAAACTGGACGCGCTACCCTAACGAATTTATTTGGAATGTCAGCGCGCCGCGAGGTCATTTACCCCTCTCAAACCAACTGCGCGGCGTTCGGGTTATTGCTAAGTTGTTTGACCATCCTGCCTGGTCGGTAGATTGA
- a CDS encoding GAF domain-containing sensor histidine kinase, with amino-acid sequence MSSNKTIRKVGEIMVNPNNRIFCRLDGLTPIVREQRRLETLERLGLLDGEAVPVFDEATQTIARTLEVPIGILELMVQDKLWLKSAVGLSNIGLMNQLATSRNIPRNEAFSTYAIDSEHYLAIEDASADPVFSSSTLFQHYGIRAYLGVPLMTSDGQCIGALGVMSLAPRTFSTMDIDFLLLAARWCLSEFERNRFLQQQHSDRTRDERAYVETIAESPFVSQYPSDFKAMVMEKEQDFSEGAEAINAADSLKVKLLTKLTEELRTPLTSVMGMARILEREVYGALTPKQKEYIEIIHNSGQHLLALVEEIISLGVFSPENANLQLAPVDIEMLCQQAINNLHQIARQERQRLRLSVEPGPRIWLLDKEKVRQALYYLVRTVIQSAESGSEVRIHVSRKDYLLNLAVWVSHPWLGDGLPQVEIYSQPLNLEITPSWETAVALTEPETEELPSNQQILANPSLSPLEKVEQLQQKSPEENYRDILGLVLSCHLAELHGGSITIQGSLQSGYRYVFKLPTVETHES; translated from the coding sequence TTGTCAAGCAACAAAACAATTCGGAAGGTAGGGGAAATTATGGTCAATCCGAATAATAGAATTTTTTGTCGTTTAGATGGTTTGACCCCAATCGTTCGAGAACAGCGCCGCTTAGAGACGCTCGAGCGCTTGGGCTTGCTGGATGGCGAAGCTGTTCCCGTATTTGACGAGGCAACCCAAACCATCGCTCGAACCCTCGAAGTTCCCATCGGGATTTTAGAGTTAATGGTTCAAGATAAACTCTGGCTAAAATCGGCAGTTGGACTCTCGAATATCGGCTTGATGAATCAATTAGCCACGTCTCGCAATATTCCTCGCAACGAAGCCTTTTCCACCTATGCGATCGATAGCGAACATTATCTCGCGATCGAAGATGCGTCCGCCGATCCCGTATTTTCCAGCAGTACCCTCTTTCAACACTACGGAATTCGGGCTTACCTTGGCGTTCCCCTCATGACCTCCGACGGTCAGTGCATCGGCGCGCTCGGCGTGATGTCCCTAGCGCCGCGAACCTTTAGCACGATGGATATCGACTTTCTCCTGCTTGCTGCTCGCTGGTGCTTGAGCGAGTTTGAACGCAACCGTTTCTTGCAGCAGCAACACTCCGATAGAACCCGCGATGAACGCGCGTATGTCGAGACGATAGCCGAATCGCCCTTCGTCAGTCAGTACCCGAGCGATTTCAAAGCAATGGTGATGGAGAAGGAGCAGGACTTTTCGGAGGGAGCGGAAGCGATTAACGCAGCCGACTCACTCAAAGTCAAACTGTTAACCAAGCTCACAGAAGAATTGCGCACGCCTTTAACTTCAGTGATGGGAATGGCGCGGATTTTAGAACGAGAAGTTTACGGAGCGCTCACCCCAAAACAAAAAGAGTATATCGAAATTATTCACAACAGCGGTCAGCATCTCCTCGCCCTTGTCGAAGAAATTATTAGCTTGGGGGTATTTTCGCCCGAAAATGCAAACTTGCAACTCGCGCCGGTCGATATCGAAATGCTCTGCCAACAAGCCATTAACAATCTGCATCAGATTGCCCGACAAGAGCGACAGCGATTGCGCTTGTCCGTCGAACCCGGACCGCGCATTTGGTTACTCGATAAGGAAAAAGTTCGTCAGGCGCTTTACTATCTAGTCCGCACCGTGATTCAATCGGCAGAATCAGGGAGCGAAGTTCGCATTCACGTCTCCCGGAAAGACTACCTTCTTAACCTTGCGGTTTGGGTGTCGCATCCTTGGCTGGGCGATGGGCTGCCGCAAGTGGAAATTTACTCTCAACCGCTGAATTTAGAAATTACACCGAGTTGGGAGACGGCGGTAGCACTCACGGAACCGGAGACGGAGGAGTTACCTTCCAACCAACAAATTCTCGCCAATCCATCGCTCTCCCCCCTCGAAAAAGTCGAACAACTGCAACAAAAGTCCCCAGAAGAGAATTACCGAGATATTTTGGGCCTCGTGTTAAGCTGTCATCTGGCTGAGTTGCATGGCGGTAGTATTACGATTCAAGGTTCTCTTCAATCGGGCTATCGATACGTTTTTAAGTTGCCGACAGTGGAGACTCACGAAAGTTAA
- a CDS encoding exopolysaccharide biosynthesis protein, whose product MAKLSVELNRYFFEEERLPQVKLGDILALAGERIFGFLFVVLALPSALPLPAAGYSTPFGIVMLLLALQLIVGARRPWLPQRIYNSSIKLENAQKFVKAGIPWFRRIEAITKPRLSWICTSLPGRVILGCAIALMAIFMIIPIPGTNTLPAMVIFVIGFGLVEDDGIISIGGLVLGVVIAVLTTSVIAAFVWGGTSLLDSLKTWLKG is encoded by the coding sequence ATGGCAAAACTTTCAGTTGAATTAAACCGCTATTTTTTTGAAGAAGAGCGCCTGCCTCAAGTCAAGTTAGGCGATATCTTAGCGCTAGCTGGGGAACGAATTTTTGGCTTTTTGTTTGTCGTGTTAGCTTTGCCGTCGGCACTACCCTTGCCCGCCGCAGGTTATTCAACGCCTTTCGGGATTGTGATGTTGTTGCTGGCTTTGCAATTGATTGTGGGCGCTCGTCGCCCCTGGCTGCCCCAACGCATTTACAATAGTTCGATTAAGCTCGAAAATGCCCAGAAGTTTGTGAAGGCAGGGATTCCCTGGTTTCGACGGATTGAAGCGATTACGAAACCGAGATTGTCTTGGATTTGTACGAGCTTGCCCGGTCGGGTTATTTTAGGGTGCGCGATCGCATTAATGGCAATTTTTATGATTATTCCCATCCCCGGAACGAATACCCTACCGGCGATGGTGATTTTTGTTATTGGTTTCGGTTTGGTGGAGGACGATGGAATTATTAGTATTGGGGGCTTAGTTCTGGGGGTTGTAATTGCGGTGTTAACGACTTCGGTTATTGCTGCCTTTGTTTGGGGGGGGACGAGCCTGTTGGATTCTTTAAAAACCTGGCTCAAAGGCTAG
- a CDS encoding PAS domain-containing protein: MKDELVTLSDLSAFNLLRSPVWVFDIYEMKAWWANTAAIRLWDAPNLEAFLSRNFNDASQTTRTRLQGYLECFARGETVVDQWTFYPNGQPTSVQSTFSGIRIAEKNGRIAMLVEATYSSPHVNSDLLRSVEVLRHTPLLVSLWTLEGDAILQNPAAMECYGELSPQLSKRFADRALIQLIRQQTQQQGGFCTETVMRTRYGLRWHRVELKQTTDPVTGSSVILVNEIDISDRIAAEIALGRERNKLARAQQVAHLGSWELNLSTLEMILSQESFRIFGLPCDRAAPPYREYRQQIYTEDLSLWDSRLQQLIQGQETEIEFRIVRPNGEIRYLLGRGEPIFNGEGQVEKLFGTILDITERKQTEIALQQAKEIETHEKD, encoded by the coding sequence ATGAAAGACGAGCTTGTCACTCTATCTGACCTCTCAGCGTTCAATTTGCTGCGATCGCCGGTTTGGGTTTTTGATATTTATGAGATGAAGGCGTGGTGGGCGAATACCGCCGCCATCCGGTTGTGGGATGCGCCTAACCTAGAGGCTTTTCTCTCGCGCAACTTTAACGATGCTTCTCAAACAACACGCACCCGCTTGCAGGGATATTTAGAATGCTTTGCTCGCGGCGAAACAGTTGTGGATCAATGGACGTTCTATCCTAACGGTCAACCCACCTCCGTACAGTCTACTTTTTCGGGAATTCGCATTGCTGAAAAGAATGGCAGAATAGCGATGCTTGTCGAAGCAACCTACTCTTCCCCCCATGTTAATTCGGATTTGTTGCGATCGGTGGAGGTGCTGCGCCATACGCCTTTATTGGTTTCCCTCTGGACGCTAGAGGGAGATGCAATCTTGCAAAATCCGGCGGCGATGGAATGCTACGGAGAACTCAGTCCGCAACTCTCAAAACGATTCGCCGATCGCGCCCTCATCCAGCTTATTCGCCAGCAAACCCAACAGCAGGGCGGTTTTTGTACGGAAACGGTTATGAGAACGCGGTACGGACTGCGCTGGCATCGGGTAGAGTTGAAGCAAACGACCGATCCGGTTACAGGATCGTCCGTTATTTTAGTGAACGAAATTGACATTAGCGATCGCATCGCCGCAGAAATCGCCCTCGGCCGCGAGCGCAATAAGCTCGCTCGAGCGCAGCAAGTCGCCCACCTCGGCAGTTGGGAACTGAATTTATCAACCCTGGAAATGATTTTATCGCAAGAATCATTCCGCATTTTTGGCTTGCCGTGCGATCGCGCCGCGCCCCCTTACCGCGAATACCGACAACAAATTTATACCGAGGATTTATCCCTATGGGATAGTCGCTTGCAACAACTTATTCAAGGACAAGAAACAGAAATTGAATTTCGCATTGTCCGTCCCAATGGCGAGATTCGATATCTTTTAGGGCGGGGAGAACCTATTTTTAATGGCGAAGGACAAGTTGAAAAACTCTTCGGAACCATTCTCGATATTACCGAACGGAAACAAACCGAAATTGCGCTCCAGCAGGCGAAAGAAATCGAAACTCATGAGAAGGATTAA